Proteins co-encoded in one Pan paniscus chromosome 23, NHGRI_mPanPan1-v2.0_pri, whole genome shotgun sequence genomic window:
- the WNT7B gene encoding protein Wnt-7b isoform X3 — protein MLLLSPRSALVSVYCPQIFLLLSSGSYLALSSVVALGANIICNKIPGLAPRQRAICQSRPDAIIVIGEGAQMGINECQYQFRFGRWNCSALGEKTVFGQELRVGSREAAFTYAITAAGVAHAVTAACSQGNLSNCGCDREKQGYYNQAEGWKWGGCSADVRYGIDFSRRFVDAREIKKNARRLMNLHNNEAGRKVLEDRMQLECKCHGVSGSCTTKTCWTTLPKFREVGHLLKEKYNAAVQVEVVRASRLRQPTFLRIKQLRSYQKPMETDLVYIEKSPNYCEEDAATGSVGTQGRLCNRTSPGADGCDTMCCGRGYNTHQYTKVWQCNCKFHWCCFVKCNTCSERTEVFTCK, from the exons AGCACTGTCATCCGTGGTGGCCCTGGGAGCCAACATCATCTGCAACAAGATTCCTGGCCTAGCCCCGCGGCAGCGTGCCATCTGCCAGAGCCGGCCCGATGCCATCATTGTGATTGGGGAGGGGGCGCAGATGGGCATCAACGAGTGCCAGTACCAGTTCCGCTTCGGACGCTGGAACTGCTCTGCCCTCGGCGAGAAGACCGTCTTCGGGCAAGAGCTCCGAGTAG GGAGCCGTGAGGCTGCCTTCACGTACGCCATCACCGCGGCTGGCGTAGCGCACGCCGTCACCGCTGCCTGCAGCCAAGGCAACCTGAGCAACTGCGGCTGCGACCGCGAGAAGCAGGGCTACTACAACCAAGCCGAGGGCTGGAAGTGGGGCGGCTGCTCTGCCGACGTGCGTTACGGCATCGACTTCTCCCGGCGCTTCGTGGACGCTCGGGAGATCAAGAAGAACGCGCGGCGCCTCATGAACCTGCATAACAATGAGGCCGGCAGGAAG GTTCTAGAGGACCGGATGCAGCTGGAGTGCAAGTGCCACGGCGTGTCTGGCTCCTGCACCACCAAAACCTGCTGGACCACGCTGCCCAAGTTCCGAGAGGTGGGCCACCTGCTGAAGGAGAAGTACAACGCGGCCGTGCAGGTGGAGGTGGTGCGGGCCAGCCGTCTGCGGCAGCCCACCTTCCTGCGCATCAAACAGCTGCGCAGCTATCAGAAGCCCATGGAGACAGACCTGGTGTACATTGAGAAGTCGCCCAACTACTGCGAGGAGGACGCGGCCACGGGCAGCGTGGGCACGCAGGGCCGTCTCTGCAACCGCACGTCGCCCGGCGCGGACGGCTGTGACACCATGTGCTGCGGCCGAGGCTACAACACCCACCAGTACACCAAGGTGTGGCAGTGCAACTGCAAATTCCACTGGTGCTGCTTCGTCAAGTGCAACACCTGCAGCGAGCGCACCGAGGTCTTCACCTGCAAGTGA
- the WNT7B gene encoding protein Wnt-7b isoform X1: MAQPPSLDHAQKLSQVDFLRVSLLWRPVREARSTVIRGGPGSQHHLQQDSWPSPAAACHLPEPARCHHCDWGGGADGHQRVPVPVPLRTLELLCPRREDRLRARAPRSREAAFTYAITAAGVAHAVTAACSQGNLSNCGCDREKQGYYNQAEGWKWGGCSADVRYGIDFSRRFVDAREIKKNARRLMNLHNNEAGRKVLEDRMQLECKCHGVSGSCTTKTCWTTLPKFREVGHLLKEKYNAAVQVEVVRASRLRQPTFLRIKQLRSYQKPMETDLVYIEKSPNYCEEDAATGSVGTQGRLCNRTSPGADGCDTMCCGRGYNTHQYTKVWQCNCKFHWCCFVKCNTCSERTEVFTCK, encoded by the exons AGCACTGTCATCCGTGGTGGCCCTGGGAGCCAACATCATCTGCAACAAGATTCCTGGCCTAGCCCCGCGGCAGCGTGCCATCTGCCAGAGCCGGCCCGATGCCATCATTGTGATTGGGGAGGGGGCGCAGATGGGCATCAACGAGTGCCAGTACCAGTTCCGCTTCGGACGCTGGAACTGCTCTGCCCTCGGCGAGAAGACCGTCTTCGGGCAAGAGCTCCGA GGAGCCGTGAGGCTGCCTTCACGTACGCCATCACCGCGGCTGGCGTAGCGCACGCCGTCACCGCTGCCTGCAGCCAAGGCAACCTGAGCAACTGCGGCTGCGACCGCGAGAAGCAGGGCTACTACAACCAAGCCGAGGGCTGGAAGTGGGGCGGCTGCTCTGCCGACGTGCGTTACGGCATCGACTTCTCCCGGCGCTTCGTGGACGCTCGGGAGATCAAGAAGAACGCGCGGCGCCTCATGAACCTGCATAACAATGAGGCCGGCAGGAAG GTTCTAGAGGACCGGATGCAGCTGGAGTGCAAGTGCCACGGCGTGTCTGGCTCCTGCACCACCAAAACCTGCTGGACCACGCTGCCCAAGTTCCGAGAGGTGGGCCACCTGCTGAAGGAGAAGTACAACGCGGCCGTGCAGGTGGAGGTGGTGCGGGCCAGCCGTCTGCGGCAGCCCACCTTCCTGCGCATCAAACAGCTGCGCAGCTATCAGAAGCCCATGGAGACAGACCTGGTGTACATTGAGAAGTCGCCCAACTACTGCGAGGAGGACGCGGCCACGGGCAGCGTGGGCACGCAGGGCCGTCTCTGCAACCGCACGTCGCCCGGCGCGGACGGCTGTGACACCATGTGCTGCGGCCGAGGCTACAACACCCACCAGTACACCAAGGTGTGGCAGTGCAACTGCAAATTCCACTGGTGCTGCTTCGTCAAGTGCAACACCTGCAGCGAGCGCACCGAGGTCTTCACCTGCAAGTGA
- the WNT7B gene encoding protein Wnt-7b isoform X2: MHRNFRKWIFYVFLCFGVLYVKLGALSSVVALGANIICNKIPGLAPRQRAICQSRPDAIIVIGEGAQMGINECQYQFRFGRWNCSALGEKTVFGQELRVGSREAAFTYAITAAGVAHAVTAACSQGNLSNCGCDREKQGYYNQAEGWKWGGCSADVRYGIDFSRRFVDAREIKKNARRLMNLHNNEAGRKVLEDRMQLECKCHGVSGSCTTKTCWTTLPKFREVGHLLKEKYNAAVQVEVVRASRLRQPTFLRIKQLRSYQKPMETDLVYIEKSPNYCEEDAATGSVGTQGRLCNRTSPGADGCDTMCCGRGYNTHQYTKVWQCNCKFHWCCFVKCNTCSERTEVFTCK; encoded by the exons AGCACTGTCATCCGTGGTGGCCCTGGGAGCCAACATCATCTGCAACAAGATTCCTGGCCTAGCCCCGCGGCAGCGTGCCATCTGCCAGAGCCGGCCCGATGCCATCATTGTGATTGGGGAGGGGGCGCAGATGGGCATCAACGAGTGCCAGTACCAGTTCCGCTTCGGACGCTGGAACTGCTCTGCCCTCGGCGAGAAGACCGTCTTCGGGCAAGAGCTCCGAGTAG GGAGCCGTGAGGCTGCCTTCACGTACGCCATCACCGCGGCTGGCGTAGCGCACGCCGTCACCGCTGCCTGCAGCCAAGGCAACCTGAGCAACTGCGGCTGCGACCGCGAGAAGCAGGGCTACTACAACCAAGCCGAGGGCTGGAAGTGGGGCGGCTGCTCTGCCGACGTGCGTTACGGCATCGACTTCTCCCGGCGCTTCGTGGACGCTCGGGAGATCAAGAAGAACGCGCGGCGCCTCATGAACCTGCATAACAATGAGGCCGGCAGGAAG GTTCTAGAGGACCGGATGCAGCTGGAGTGCAAGTGCCACGGCGTGTCTGGCTCCTGCACCACCAAAACCTGCTGGACCACGCTGCCCAAGTTCCGAGAGGTGGGCCACCTGCTGAAGGAGAAGTACAACGCGGCCGTGCAGGTGGAGGTGGTGCGGGCCAGCCGTCTGCGGCAGCCCACCTTCCTGCGCATCAAACAGCTGCGCAGCTATCAGAAGCCCATGGAGACAGACCTGGTGTACATTGAGAAGTCGCCCAACTACTGCGAGGAGGACGCGGCCACGGGCAGCGTGGGCACGCAGGGCCGTCTCTGCAACCGCACGTCGCCCGGCGCGGACGGCTGTGACACCATGTGCTGCGGCCGAGGCTACAACACCCACCAGTACACCAAGGTGTGGCAGTGCAACTGCAAATTCCACTGGTGCTGCTTCGTCAAGTGCAACACCTGCAGCGAGCGCACCGAGGTCTTCACCTGCAAGTGA